In a single window of the Dysgonomonas mossii genome:
- a CDS encoding lipid II flippase MurJ, which produces MANKVIKQSISLKKNVLYMFMANFIYALSNWFQLSLVSKFMNINDLGEYTLSIAIVSPLFLFFCMQLRSLILTDHKDEFSYATYFSFRLFTSIIFLLIVCFLGILMRFNLSILILYALIRCIEGVADISNGKCQQLEQMKTVFISIASKSILLSIGFFVGLYFFKSIQLGFILGIASMLVFLLFYDIKRNMFEKFILRSFEYRSLLIKAFPLAIVIVVISLNTNISKFYIEYFIDTSTQGIYSSLSYCIILGSFIANAIGQTVSPRLSRYYQERDKKNFDQIQNRFTLFTIIIGVLAIIISIFGGEFILNFLFNQTIAAYKNQFVLIMVSGLFIYIATSLGYTLTSMREFKIQPYINGTILCLNLICSYFLVKNYGINGAIYTTIFCYVIQVIITYSIIKKKSKLQFYK; this is translated from the coding sequence ATGGCAAATAAAGTCATAAAACAATCTATCTCTTTGAAGAAAAATGTATTATATATGTTTATGGCTAATTTTATATATGCATTGTCTAATTGGTTTCAATTGTCTTTGGTGTCAAAGTTTATGAATATCAATGATTTAGGTGAATATACACTATCTATTGCCATTGTTTCTCCATTATTTTTATTTTTCTGTATGCAGTTAAGATCATTAATTCTAACAGACCATAAGGATGAGTTTAGCTATGCTACCTATTTTTCATTTAGGCTTTTTACCAGTATTATTTTTTTGCTAATTGTTTGTTTTTTAGGGATTCTCATGAGGTTTAATTTGTCTATATTAATTTTATATGCATTAATTAGATGTATTGAAGGAGTAGCTGATATATCTAATGGTAAATGTCAACAACTAGAGCAAATGAAAACTGTTTTTATATCAATTGCGTCTAAAAGTATTCTTTTGTCAATTGGATTCTTTGTTGGATTATATTTTTTTAAAAGTATTCAGCTTGGTTTCATTCTCGGCATAGCATCGATGTTAGTATTCTTACTATTTTATGATATAAAAAGAAATATGTTTGAAAAGTTTATCCTAAGGTCATTTGAATATAGATCTCTTTTAATAAAAGCCTTTCCTTTAGCTATTGTTATAGTTGTTATTTCTTTAAATACAAATATTTCAAAATTTTATATTGAATATTTTATAGATACTTCGACACAAGGTATATATTCATCTTTGTCTTATTGTATAATTCTAGGATCATTTATCGCTAACGCTATTGGTCAAACTGTCTCTCCCCGGCTTAGTCGATATTATCAAGAACGAGACAAAAAGAATTTTGACCAAATACAGAATAGATTTACTTTGTTTACAATAATAATAGGTGTTCTTGCTATTATTATATCTATTTTTGGGGGAGAGTTTATTCTAAATTTCTTGTTCAATCAAACTATTGCTGCTTATAAAAATCAATTTGTTTTGATTATGGTATCAGGATTGTTTATATATATTGCCACCTCATTAGGCTATACTTTAACTTCAATGAGAGAATTCAAAATTCAGCCTTATATCAATGGAACTATTCTTTGTCTGAATTTAATATGCTCGTATTTTCTTGTGAAAAATTATGGCATAAATGGAGCTATATACACTACAATATTCTGTTATGTTATTCAGGTTATTATAACTTATTCTATTATTAAGAAAAAGAGTAAATTACAATTTTATAAATGA
- a CDS encoding glycosyltransferase: protein MRILHVIPSLSIGGAEKLLVDSLKLYTERNIVVGLLLIKETDSLLFDMLDHKDINIHILNRTSFYNPSLIFKIGKILKKYNLVHVHLFPSLYFVPLAKLLKRLKLPLVYTEHSTNNKRRNKRYLDILETFIYNRYRKIITISPEVDEALKNHVNIPSNRITLIPNGIDIKRYQDANSYEKKMFFEGVDAKILIQVSSFRYPKDQQTIVRALKLLPDNVKLLLVGEGPLVDQVKLLVSQLELSNRVLFLGIRMDVPELLKTSDIIILSSAYEGLSLASLEALSSGRPFLASDVRGIRETVLGFGILFEYQNENQLADNIKLLLSDKEYYNQTSLKCMDRASNYSLEKMVDSYIKIYKEILNNE from the coding sequence ATGAGGATATTACATGTTATTCCTAGTTTGTCCATAGGAGGTGCGGAGAAACTTCTCGTAGACTCTTTAAAATTATATACAGAAAGAAATATAGTTGTAGGATTATTGTTAATTAAAGAGACAGATTCTTTGTTATTTGATATGCTAGATCATAAAGATATAAATATTCATATCTTAAATAGAACTAGTTTTTATAATCCATCATTAATATTTAAAATAGGAAAGATTTTAAAGAAATATAATCTTGTACATGTTCATTTATTTCCATCATTATATTTTGTACCTCTTGCAAAGCTGTTAAAGAGACTCAAGCTTCCTTTAGTATATACAGAACACAGTACAAATAATAAGAGACGAAATAAGAGATATTTGGATATATTAGAAACGTTTATTTATAATCGTTATAGAAAAATAATAACAATATCTCCAGAAGTAGATGAAGCACTTAAAAATCATGTTAACATACCATCTAATAGGATTACTTTAATACCAAACGGAATAGATATTAAAAGATATCAAGATGCAAATTCTTATGAAAAAAAAATGTTCTTCGAAGGTGTTGATGCCAAAATATTAATTCAAGTATCAAGCTTCAGATATCCTAAAGATCAACAAACAATCGTACGAGCGTTAAAATTATTACCCGATAATGTTAAACTATTATTAGTTGGAGAGGGACCGCTCGTGGATCAGGTCAAATTATTGGTCTCTCAACTAGAGCTAAGTAATAGAGTCTTATTTTTAGGAATAAGAATGGATGTTCCTGAATTATTAAAAACCTCTGATATTATTATTTTATCATCAGCTTATGAAGGTCTTTCTTTGGCCTCATTAGAGGCTCTGTCTTCTGGAAGACCATTCTTAGCCAGTGACGTAAGGGGTATTCGAGAAACGGTTCTTGGCTTTGGTATTCTTTTTGAATATCAAAATGAAAATCAACTGGCAGATAATATTAAATTATTATTGTCTGATAAAGAGTACTATAATCAAACATCCTTAAAGTGCATGGATAGAGCAAGTAATTACAGTCTAGAAAAGATGGTGGATTCCTATATCAAGATTTATAAGGAAATATTAAATAATGAATAA
- a CDS encoding glycosyltransferase family 4 protein encodes MNKLIRITTVPISLDKLLDKQMAFMKDYYKVIAVSSNESLLKKIGEKDGVDIYCVEMTRKITPFQDVKAIWKLYCFLKKEKPLFVHTHTPKAGMVGMVAALLAKVPNRLHTVAGLPLMETRGLKRKVLNLVEKITYKCSTIIYPNSKGLREIIIKEKLCPEKKIRIIGNGSSNGINTSYFDPINISTLERADLKESLNIDSDDFVFIFVGRLVTDKGINELISAFDDISHRNRKVKLLLVGNRESELDPLKKETLEIISKNSNIIEVGYQPDVRPYFAISDVLVFPSYREGFPNVVMQAGAMGLASIVTDINGCNEIIINDTNGVIIPPKNSLELQRRMELYLNNNALLAKHRSNSRKMIVSRYEQEIIWRTLLSEYKSLE; translated from the coding sequence ATGAATAAGCTCATTCGTATAACCACAGTTCCAATATCTTTGGATAAGCTTTTAGATAAGCAGATGGCTTTTATGAAAGATTATTATAAAGTCATTGCTGTTTCTTCAAATGAATCTTTACTGAAGAAAATTGGAGAAAAAGATGGTGTTGATATCTATTGTGTTGAAATGACAAGAAAGATTACACCTTTTCAAGATGTAAAAGCGATATGGAAACTTTATTGTTTTCTCAAGAAAGAGAAACCTTTATTTGTGCATACTCATACGCCGAAAGCTGGTATGGTTGGCATGGTCGCGGCATTGTTGGCAAAGGTTCCTAATAGACTACATACTGTAGCGGGTTTGCCACTCATGGAAACAAGGGGGCTGAAGCGAAAAGTACTGAATCTTGTAGAAAAAATAACTTATAAATGTTCTACAATAATATATCCTAATTCCAAAGGTTTAAGAGAAATTATAATAAAAGAGAAGTTGTGTCCTGAAAAAAAAATAAGAATAATAGGAAATGGTAGTTCGAACGGAATAAATACATCCTATTTTGATCCCATTAATATTTCTACTCTGGAAAGAGCCGATTTAAAAGAGTCTTTGAATATCGATAGTGATGACTTCGTATTTATTTTTGTTGGGCGCTTAGTTACGGATAAAGGAATAAATGAGTTGATCAGTGCTTTTGATGATATATCACATCGTAATAGAAAAGTGAAGCTCTTACTTGTTGGTAACAGAGAGTCCGAACTCGATCCATTGAAAAAAGAAACTCTGGAGATAATTTCTAAAAACTCCAATATTATAGAGGTTGGTTACCAACCTGATGTAAGACCATATTTTGCTATTTCTGATGTACTAGTATTTCCTAGTTATAGAGAAGGGTTTCCGAACGTAGTTATGCAAGCCGGAGCGATGGGGTTAGCGTCTATCGTTACTGATATAAATGGCTGTAATGAGATTATAATCAATGATACAAATGGAGTTATTATTCCTCCTAAAAACTCATTAGAATTGCAACGTAGAATGGAATTGTATTTAAATAATAATGCATTACTTGCAAAACATAGGTCTAATTCACGAAAAATGATTGTATCTCGATATGAACAGGAAATTATTTGGAGAACTTTATTATCAGAATATAAATCCTTAGAGTAA
- a CDS encoding sugar transferase: MYRNLFKRILDFVCSLIGFIILLPIFLFLTIFLTIANNGKPFFFQQRPGKNNKIFEVVKFRTMNDKKDAQGNLLSDKDRLTSLGRFIRKTSLDEIPQLINVIKGDMSLVGPRPLLLEYLRLYNEKQIRRHEVRPGITGWAQINGRNAISWKDKFELDVWYVDNISISLDIRILLQTILKVFKSEGISSDTSLTMEKFEGNK; this comes from the coding sequence ATGTATCGCAACTTGTTTAAACGCATTTTAGATTTTGTATGTTCACTAATAGGCTTCATAATTCTATTGCCAATATTTCTATTTCTGACAATATTTCTGACAATAGCAAATAATGGGAAACCTTTTTTCTTTCAACAACGCCCCGGTAAGAACAATAAGATATTTGAAGTTGTTAAGTTTAGAACAATGAATGATAAAAAAGATGCGCAAGGAAATCTACTGTCAGATAAAGACAGATTAACGTCTCTTGGCAGATTTATTAGAAAAACTTCATTGGATGAAATTCCTCAATTAATAAATGTAATAAAAGGAGATATGAGTTTAGTTGGTCCTCGTCCTTTACTTCTCGAATATCTTCGTTTATATAATGAAAAGCAGATTCGCAGACATGAGGTTCGTCCAGGAATAACAGGATGGGCACAAATTAATGGTCGAAATGCTATTTCGTGGAAAGATAAATTTGAATTAGATGTATGGTATGTAGATAATATATCTATATCTTTGGATATAAGGATACTACTCCAGACCATATTAAAAGTGTTTAAATCGGAAGGTATAAGTTCAGACACAAGTCTTACCATGGAAAAATTTGAAGGGAACAAATAG
- a CDS encoding acetyltransferase, translated as MYLYGAGGHAKVILDILQLNNIVVEKIFDDDITIKDFMGIPVSRESRSPLIVSIGDNMIRKKIVSTFSNIRYERAISQKAIISGSALVEEGTVVMQGSIIQSCARIGKHVIINTASTIDHDCIIHDFVHIAPGSNLCGEVEVGEGTLIGAGSTIIQGVKIGKWCKIGAGSVVTRNIPDNVVAIGAPCKVTKLL; from the coding sequence GTGTATTTATATGGTGCAGGAGGGCATGCTAAAGTAATATTAGATATTCTTCAGTTAAACAATATCGTTGTTGAAAAAATATTTGATGATGATATAACCATAAAAGACTTTATGGGAATTCCTGTATCAAGAGAGAGCAGATCACCTCTGATTGTAAGTATAGGAGATAACATGATACGAAAAAAAATTGTTTCCACCTTCTCTAACATTAGATATGAAAGAGCAATATCACAAAAAGCAATAATATCTGGATCTGCTTTGGTAGAAGAAGGTACGGTGGTAATGCAAGGCTCAATTATACAATCTTGTGCTCGTATCGGCAAGCATGTAATAATAAATACTGCATCAACTATAGATCATGACTGTATTATTCACGACTTCGTACACATTGCACCTGGCTCAAATCTATGTGGAGAAGTTGAAGTAGGGGAAGGAACTTTGATTGGTGCAGGATCTACAATTATACAAGGAGTTAAAATAGGAAAATGGTGCAAAATTGGAGCGGGATCAGTAGTTACTCGAAATATTCCGGATAATGTAGTCGCTATAGGAGCTCCTTGCAAAGTAACAAAACTTTTATAA
- a CDS encoding DegT/DnrJ/EryC1/StrS family aminotransferase: protein MMNTNERIWLSLAHMGGHEQRFVQEAFDTNWVVPMGPNVDAFETELAAFLQSNVYVAALSAGTASLHLALIILGVKQGDEVLCQSFTFSASANPIVYQGATPVFIDSEKDTWNMSPEHLERAIKDRISKGKKPKAIIPVHLYGMPAKIEEIQSISSKYEIPIIEDAAEALGSRYKSQHCGTFGEMAVLSFNGNKIITTSGGGALVAHNEEYIKTARFLATQARDAAPHYQHSHIGYNYRMSNVVAGIGRGQMLVLEDRIKQRRTNNEFYRKGLEKVEGISFQTEPSSDYFSNYWLTSILVNPLKTGGKTREDIYDVLNENNIESRPLWKPMHMQPIFSGCPYYGDGTSERLFREGLCLPSGTSLSFEDVDRVIKAIESMF, encoded by the coding sequence ATGATGAATACTAATGAACGTATCTGGCTCTCTCTAGCACATATGGGAGGGCACGAACAGCGGTTTGTTCAAGAAGCTTTTGATACCAATTGGGTAGTGCCCATGGGCCCAAATGTGGATGCTTTTGAAACGGAATTAGCCGCATTCCTTCAGAGCAATGTATATGTCGCTGCGTTAAGTGCAGGAACAGCTTCTTTACATTTAGCTTTGATTATTTTAGGTGTAAAACAAGGAGATGAAGTCCTTTGTCAAAGCTTTACTTTTTCGGCATCGGCCAATCCTATAGTCTATCAAGGTGCAACTCCTGTCTTTATTGACAGTGAGAAAGATACGTGGAATATGTCCCCGGAACATTTAGAAAGAGCTATAAAGGATCGGATATCTAAAGGCAAAAAACCTAAAGCAATTATACCCGTGCATCTCTATGGTATGCCCGCAAAGATAGAAGAGATACAAAGTATTTCCTCAAAATATGAAATACCGATCATTGAAGATGCCGCAGAAGCATTAGGATCGAGATATAAAAGCCAGCATTGTGGAACTTTTGGTGAAATGGCTGTACTCTCCTTTAATGGGAATAAAATAATTACGACATCCGGAGGTGGTGCACTTGTCGCCCATAATGAGGAATATATAAAAACGGCACGATTCCTGGCAACTCAGGCTAGAGATGCTGCGCCACATTATCAACATTCACATATCGGATATAATTACCGAATGAGCAATGTCGTAGCCGGAATTGGTAGAGGGCAAATGCTTGTTTTAGAAGATAGAATCAAACAAAGACGAACAAATAATGAGTTTTATCGTAAAGGTTTAGAAAAAGTTGAAGGAATAAGTTTCCAAACAGAGCCTTCATCTGATTATTTTTCTAATTATTGGCTGACATCTATACTTGTTAATCCTTTAAAAACAGGAGGGAAAACGAGAGAAGATATATATGATGTATTAAACGAAAATAATATAGAATCCAGACCTTTATGGAAGCCAATGCATATGCAACCAATATTTAGCGGTTGCCCATATTATGGAGACGGAACATCTGAACGATTATTTAGAGAAGGGTTATGTCTTCCGTCTGGGACTAGTTTAAGTTTTGAAGATGTAGATAGAGTAATAAAAGCTATAGAAAGTATGTTCTAA
- a CDS encoding polysaccharide biosynthesis protein produces MINNTTRKIYKRFLENRLLSRWFVLLIDMAIVTFATIISYILTLQIYKNIHIVYHPVFFEYLAITVLFNAVCFSIFKTYKGIVRYSTIHEFQKILTSLLFADLLIFLTLYKVIGPSGSVAVAYCSTLFLVSLVCLYGFRLVVVYTYQTLTRRFGNNPSIPVFVWGLNEDNIVLAQLLSTGNNRFRIIGFLTTEPDSKLKKLTNVPVLTIQKPEDFVKYKIKDILFTKEDELKNEANYVEKLLSLNIRIYISKQMNIDSLSQLSDISRSIRPVQIEDLLGRPEINISLNVIAENVQGKNILVTGAAGSIGSEIVKQLAQFSPASIICLDQAETPLNDLDIELKKLYPCLNYTTIIGDVRNHTIINFVFDKYKPNIVYHAAAYKHVPMMERYPCEAIITNVLGTKVLVDLAIEYDVEMFIMVSTDKAVNPTNIMGATKRIAEIYVQSCAADQKKNKSHTKFVTTRFGNVLGSNGSVIPLFRRQIEKGGPITVTDPEITRYFMTIPEACRLVLEASVIGKSGYIYVFDMGQPVRIYDLAKKMIELAGLVPERDIEIQFSGLRPGEKLYEELLNDSEITEQTSHKKIMMAKVREYHFQDILPQIEQLILVAQTNDKYKLVRQMKVLVPEFVSNNSEFEQLDQNNIDTTSNSQIWV; encoded by the coding sequence ATGATAAACAATACTACACGAAAAATATATAAGAGATTCTTAGAGAATCGTCTGCTGAGCAGATGGTTCGTCTTGTTGATAGATATGGCAATAGTCACTTTTGCGACTATCATATCATATATTCTAACACTTCAGATATACAAAAATATTCATATAGTATATCATCCGGTATTCTTCGAATATCTCGCTATAACCGTATTATTTAATGCAGTCTGTTTTAGTATATTTAAAACATATAAAGGAATTGTCCGTTATTCTACAATTCATGAATTTCAAAAGATACTTACATCCTTGTTATTTGCTGATTTACTTATATTTCTTACATTATATAAAGTTATAGGTCCATCAGGAAGCGTTGCTGTCGCATATTGTAGTACACTCTTTTTAGTTTCATTGGTTTGTTTGTACGGGTTTCGCTTAGTTGTCGTTTATACTTATCAGACATTAACACGACGGTTTGGGAATAATCCGTCTATACCTGTATTTGTGTGGGGATTAAATGAAGACAATATTGTCCTTGCACAACTGTTGAGTACAGGAAACAATAGATTCAGGATTATAGGCTTTCTTACAACAGAGCCTGACTCAAAGTTAAAGAAACTCACAAACGTACCGGTTCTGACTATTCAGAAGCCCGAAGATTTCGTAAAATACAAAATAAAAGATATATTGTTTACCAAAGAAGATGAACTAAAGAATGAAGCTAATTATGTTGAAAAACTATTAAGCTTAAATATTCGCATCTATATAAGTAAACAAATGAATATAGACAGTTTATCTCAACTGTCTGATATTAGTCGGAGTATTCGTCCTGTTCAGATTGAAGATTTGCTTGGGCGTCCCGAAATAAATATCAGCTTGAATGTTATAGCTGAAAATGTTCAAGGTAAAAATATTTTGGTGACAGGTGCTGCAGGTTCAATAGGAAGTGAAATCGTCAAACAGCTAGCTCAATTTTCTCCTGCTTCTATTATTTGCCTCGATCAGGCTGAAACGCCCTTGAATGATTTGGATATTGAATTAAAGAAGTTGTATCCTTGCTTAAACTATACGACTATTATCGGAGATGTTCGCAATCATACAATTATCAATTTTGTGTTTGATAAATATAAACCTAATATAGTTTATCATGCCGCTGCTTATAAGCATGTCCCTATGATGGAAAGATATCCATGTGAAGCTATAATTACCAACGTATTAGGCACAAAGGTATTAGTTGATTTAGCAATTGAGTATGATGTTGAGATGTTTATTATGGTCTCAACAGACAAGGCTGTAAACCCTACAAATATCATGGGGGCAACTAAACGCATCGCAGAAATATACGTTCAGTCTTGTGCTGCTGATCAGAAGAAAAATAAGTCTCATACTAAATTTGTGACAACACGCTTTGGTAATGTATTAGGAAGTAATGGCTCTGTTATTCCATTATTCAGAAGGCAGATAGAGAAGGGTGGTCCGATAACTGTAACAGATCCTGAGATCACTCGTTATTTTATGACCATTCCGGAGGCATGCCGCTTGGTTTTGGAAGCTTCTGTTATCGGTAAGTCCGGTTATATTTACGTCTTTGATATGGGGCAGCCTGTGAGGATCTATGATTTAGCAAAAAAAATGATAGAGTTGGCCGGTTTAGTTCCGGAAAGAGATATCGAAATTCAATTTTCAGGATTAAGGCCCGGAGAGAAGCTGTATGAAGAGTTATTGAATGACTCTGAAATAACAGAACAGACTTCACACAAAAAGATTATGATGGCTAAAGTAAGGGAATACCATTTTCAGGATATTTTACCTCAAATAGAGCAATTAATTTTAGTCGCCCAGACAAATGATAAATACAAACTCGTACGACAGATGAAAGTACTCGTACCTGAGTTTGTTAGCAATAATTCAGAATTTGAACAACTTGATCAAAATAATATAGATACCACTAGCAATTCTCAAATTTGGGTATAA
- a CDS encoding TolC family protein — protein MKKYILIIILAIAAPSICNSQVVFDLKRCIETGLQKNYDIRIMRNNQEISDNNLTVGNAGYLPSVDLTTGYSGSVNNTTQNLANGEKNKNNGIHNQLLNAGVNLNWTVFDGFNIQTNHQRLKELQKMGELNTRLTIENFVSGLTSEYYNYIQQNIRLKNLKSAVKLSKERLRIVEARYEIGAGSRLDLQQAKVDFNSDSSRLIKQYEVLYTSRISLNQMMAADNIEQLIVTTDSIIEFNQFINKEDVWQKTLSSNTFLLLSNKNKNLSLLDLKTVQSENYPYLKLNAGYGYTKNIYNTGTIDNQNNLGLTYGLTLGFNLFDGFNRKRKQKNARIEVENKELQYEQTILSLKADFSNMWMAYRNNIDLTNLEKENVQTAKENHEIAIERYKLGDLSGIELREAQNSLLEAEERLVQAEYNTKLCEISLMQISGQVISYSE, from the coding sequence ATGAAAAAATATATATTAATTATCATTCTGGCAATAGCTGCACCAAGCATATGTAATTCTCAGGTTGTATTCGATCTGAAAAGATGTATCGAAACGGGATTGCAAAAGAACTATGATATTCGTATTATGCGCAATAATCAGGAAATATCGGACAACAATCTCACTGTGGGAAATGCAGGATACCTTCCGTCTGTAGATCTCACAACGGGTTATTCGGGTTCGGTAAACAATACAACACAGAATTTGGCAAATGGAGAGAAAAATAAGAATAACGGCATTCACAACCAATTATTGAATGCAGGCGTCAACTTGAATTGGACTGTTTTTGATGGCTTCAATATCCAAACGAATCATCAACGCTTAAAAGAGCTCCAAAAGATGGGGGAACTGAATACCCGCTTAACGATAGAAAACTTCGTATCGGGGTTAACTTCAGAATATTACAATTACATCCAGCAGAATATCCGATTAAAAAACTTGAAATCAGCCGTTAAGTTATCTAAAGAAAGATTGCGCATTGTTGAAGCTAGATACGAAATTGGAGCAGGCTCTCGACTCGACCTTCAACAAGCGAAGGTAGACTTCAACAGTGACAGCTCTCGCTTGATTAAACAATATGAAGTATTATACACATCTCGCATATCACTTAACCAAATGATGGCTGCAGACAATATCGAGCAACTCATTGTAACCACGGACTCTATAATTGAATTCAATCAGTTTATAAATAAAGAAGATGTTTGGCAAAAAACGCTATCTTCGAATACTTTCCTTTTGTTATCAAATAAAAATAAGAATCTTAGTTTGCTTGATTTAAAAACAGTTCAGAGTGAGAACTATCCGTATTTGAAACTTAATGCAGGCTATGGTTATACAAAAAACATTTACAATACGGGGACTATAGATAATCAAAACAATTTGGGCTTAACCTATGGATTAACTCTAGGCTTCAACCTGTTTGATGGCTTCAATAGAAAAAGAAAACAAAAGAATGCCCGTATAGAAGTTGAAAACAAAGAACTCCAATACGAGCAAACTATACTCTCTCTAAAAGCCGATTTTTCGAATATGTGGATGGCTTATAGAAATAATATAGATCTGACAAATCTTGAAAAAGAAAATGTACAGACAGCAAAAGAAAACCATGAAATAGCTATCGAACGCTACAAACTTGGAGACCTGTCAGGTATAGAACTACGAGAGGCACAAAACAGTCTATTAGAAGCCGAAGAAAGACTTGTTCAAGCTGAATATAATACAAAATTATGTGAAATATCGCTTATGCAAATTAGTGGGCAAGTGATTTCATATTCGGAGTAA